One Tessaracoccus lacteus DNA window includes the following coding sequences:
- a CDS encoding polysaccharide pyruvyl transferase family protein, with the protein MTSEQTAASAMPVKQYVPGEPIRILLLTNRDSDNVGDQLIEASAISLIKGAMKNLGIAPDGFTIESRAAGIISKAYLKSGDEKLLASARKSISRSDVVIFGGAPLFNYSYQNFYLRTIRTIELAQEYGVPVLFSSIGVEPYSATNPKSQQLKAALAMPVVRQITTRDDIDSVRKYVEGTDVAVAHVSDPAVFADAVFSDVKGARVPAQADGAKRIGLVVTRAGIFKDNGIKFSESAQRKFWLEVIKDLTARGYDYRLFTTGHFSDEVFLDALVKEKRLPMRKVAVTVNSPEELHTQLSACDGVIAYRLHASIAAFAYGIPAIGLSWNFKVPYFYESVGLGDRALPVEKWKASEVIPALEKAMAEGVHKDEAFLMTVYETLFSGLKGIFAPTSEATAYAFDELREELPRYEGTSVAEYKVKVTRKFRRTYENYQKQALAAQKTAREFEQAPPAVQKSIINAGRFFRRFASNK; encoded by the coding sequence GTGACTTCAGAACAGACTGCCGCGTCCGCCATGCCCGTGAAGCAGTACGTGCCCGGAGAGCCCATCCGGATCCTTCTGCTGACCAACAGGGACTCTGACAATGTCGGTGACCAGCTGATCGAAGCGTCAGCCATCTCCCTGATCAAGGGCGCAATGAAGAACCTCGGCATCGCCCCCGACGGGTTCACGATCGAGAGCCGAGCAGCAGGCATCATCTCGAAGGCCTACCTGAAGAGCGGTGACGAGAAGCTCCTCGCCTCCGCGCGCAAGTCGATTTCCCGCTCCGATGTCGTGATCTTCGGCGGCGCACCACTGTTCAACTACTCATACCAGAACTTCTACCTGCGGACGATCCGGACGATCGAGCTGGCACAGGAGTACGGCGTCCCGGTCCTGTTCTCCAGCATAGGCGTCGAGCCCTACAGCGCGACGAACCCCAAGTCACAGCAGCTGAAGGCTGCGCTGGCCATGCCGGTCGTCCGACAGATCACCACGCGCGACGACATCGACTCCGTGCGCAAGTACGTCGAGGGCACGGACGTCGCCGTCGCCCACGTCTCCGACCCCGCGGTCTTCGCCGACGCGGTGTTCTCGGACGTCAAGGGCGCGAGGGTCCCCGCTCAGGCCGACGGCGCCAAGCGGATCGGCCTGGTCGTCACCCGCGCCGGGATCTTCAAGGACAACGGCATCAAGTTCTCCGAGAGCGCGCAGCGCAAGTTCTGGCTGGAGGTCATCAAGGACCTCACCGCCCGCGGCTACGACTACCGCCTGTTCACCACGGGGCACTTCTCCGACGAGGTCTTCCTCGACGCGCTCGTCAAGGAGAAGCGCCTCCCGATGCGCAAGGTCGCCGTCACGGTCAACTCGCCCGAGGAGCTCCACACCCAGCTCAGCGCTTGCGACGGCGTGATCGCCTACCGCCTCCACGCGTCGATCGCCGCATTCGCCTACGGCATCCCCGCTATCGGTCTGTCCTGGAACTTCAAGGTTCCCTACTTCTACGAGTCCGTCGGCCTCGGCGACCGCGCCCTGCCCGTCGAGAAATGGAAGGCCTCCGAGGTGATCCCGGCACTGGAGAAGGCCATGGCCGAAGGCGTGCACAAGGACGAGGCGTTCCTCATGACGGTGTACGAGACCCTCTTCTCGGGCCTGAAGGGGATCTTTGCCCCCACGAGCGAGGCGACCGCCTATGCGTTCGACGAGCTGCGCGAGGAGCTGCCCCGCTACGAGGGCACGTCCGTCGCCGAGTACAAGGTGAAGGTGACCCGAAAGTTCCGCCGGACTTACGAGAACTACCAGAAGCAGGCGCTTGCCGCCCAGAAGACGGCCCGGGAGTTCGAGCAGGCCCCGCCCGCCGTGCAGAAATCGATCATCAACGCGGGCCGCTTCTTCCGCCGCTTCGCGAGCAATAAGTAG
- a CDS encoding NAD(P)H-quinone oxidoreductase, producing MRAVIVETPGDVDALTIGEVETPRPGPGEVLVRTVASGVNRADVLQRQGHYPPPKGVTDIIGLEASGVVEEVGPAVTRWKRGDEVVALLAGGGYAEFFIAPEGQLVGPPPGVDLVSAAGVLEVAATVVSNLEVGRLSAGEVFLVHGGAGGIGTFATQYAKALGATAVSTAGSADKVRHSLEHGASFSFDYHGDWAAELKEATGGADVILDIIGAKYLELNVKALKPGGRLVIIGMQGGVKGTLNIGLLLSKQAMVTATSLRFKPLGAKAAICRRVEQEVWPMLADGRIRLSPETRIPFGEVRRAHEQLVGGDNVGKIVLVH from the coding sequence ATGCGAGCTGTGATCGTGGAGACCCCCGGAGACGTCGACGCCCTGACCATCGGCGAGGTCGAGACGCCCCGCCCCGGGCCGGGCGAGGTCCTGGTGCGGACGGTCGCGTCGGGCGTGAACCGCGCCGACGTGCTGCAGCGACAGGGCCACTACCCGCCGCCGAAGGGTGTCACCGACATCATCGGTCTGGAGGCGTCCGGCGTCGTGGAGGAGGTCGGGCCCGCCGTCACGCGCTGGAAGAGGGGCGACGAGGTCGTCGCACTGCTGGCCGGCGGCGGCTACGCCGAGTTCTTCATCGCCCCCGAGGGGCAGCTGGTCGGGCCTCCGCCGGGCGTGGACCTCGTGTCTGCCGCCGGCGTCCTGGAGGTCGCCGCCACGGTGGTGTCCAACCTCGAGGTCGGCCGGCTCTCCGCAGGCGAGGTGTTCCTCGTACACGGCGGGGCCGGCGGCATCGGCACGTTCGCGACGCAGTACGCCAAGGCTCTCGGCGCCACTGCGGTCTCGACGGCGGGCAGCGCGGACAAGGTCCGACACAGCCTCGAGCATGGCGCGTCGTTCTCGTTCGACTACCACGGCGACTGGGCCGCGGAGCTCAAGGAGGCGACCGGCGGGGCTGACGTCATCCTCGATATCATCGGCGCGAAATACCTCGAGCTGAACGTCAAGGCGCTGAAGCCAGGCGGCCGACTGGTCATCATCGGCATGCAGGGCGGCGTGAAGGGAACCCTGAACATCGGGCTGCTGCTGAGCAAGCAGGCCATGGTCACCGCCACGTCGCTGCGTTTCAAGCCCCTCGGGGCCAAGGCCGCGATCTGCCGACGCGTGGAGCAGGAGGTGTGGCCGATGCTCGCCGACGGGCGCATCCGGCTGTCCCCCGAGACCCGCATCCCGTTCGGCGAGGTCCGTCGCGCCCACGAGCAGCTCGTCGGCGGCGACAACGTCGGCAAGATCGTCCTGGTGCACTGA
- a CDS encoding Gfo/Idh/MocA family oxidoreductase, translating to MTRVITYGTFDLFHEGHRRLLERARELGDHLIVGVTSDAYDDSRGKLNVSQSLVERIRNVSASGLADEVIVEEYEGQKIHDIQRYAVDIFAIGSDWVGKFDYLRDYCDVVYLDRTKGISSTKLREVNGGGVIRLGVLGSGRIASRFVRESKFVSGVNVEAVWSRRHARAIEFAEDFELQWANENLEDLLDHVEAVYIATPHGTHVDLARKALEAGVHVLCEKPISLNRAELEALYTLADEKDLILLEALKTAFSPGFQRMVAIARGGSIGAIRSVDATFTKLVKGGRELKGPDGGAISELASYPLLAITKLLGDSPSAVTTRVFHPEDSAVDQFARIDVDYPDAIATAKVGLGVKAEGELVVAGTRGYLYVPAPWWLTEYFETRFEDPRDNRKYYYKFDGDGLRYELAEFVSMIRDGSRESFKLRRADCLAIASLIERARSEQVRFG from the coding sequence GTGACGAGGGTCATCACCTACGGAACGTTCGACCTCTTCCACGAGGGCCACCGTCGGCTCCTGGAACGGGCACGGGAGCTGGGGGACCACCTCATCGTCGGCGTCACCTCCGACGCCTACGACGACTCCCGCGGGAAGCTGAACGTGTCTCAATCGCTGGTGGAGCGCATCCGCAACGTCTCCGCGTCCGGGCTCGCCGACGAGGTCATCGTCGAGGAGTACGAGGGCCAGAAGATCCACGACATCCAGCGCTACGCGGTCGACATCTTCGCTATCGGCTCCGACTGGGTCGGCAAGTTCGACTACCTACGCGACTACTGCGACGTGGTGTACCTCGATCGCACCAAGGGCATCTCCAGCACAAAGCTGCGTGAGGTCAACGGGGGCGGGGTCATCCGGCTGGGCGTCCTCGGCTCCGGCCGGATCGCGTCGCGCTTCGTCCGGGAGTCGAAGTTCGTCTCCGGCGTCAACGTCGAGGCCGTGTGGAGCCGTCGCCATGCCCGCGCGATCGAGTTCGCCGAGGACTTCGAGCTGCAGTGGGCCAACGAGAACCTCGAGGACCTGCTCGACCACGTCGAGGCCGTCTACATCGCGACCCCGCACGGGACGCACGTCGACCTGGCCCGCAAGGCGCTGGAGGCCGGGGTGCACGTCCTCTGCGAGAAGCCGATCTCGCTGAACCGCGCCGAGTTGGAGGCTCTCTACACCCTCGCCGACGAGAAGGACCTGATCCTGCTCGAGGCCCTCAAGACGGCCTTCTCCCCCGGCTTCCAGCGCATGGTTGCCATCGCGCGCGGCGGCAGCATCGGCGCCATCCGCTCGGTCGACGCCACCTTCACGAAGCTCGTGAAGGGCGGTCGGGAGCTCAAGGGCCCCGACGGTGGGGCCATCTCCGAGCTGGCCTCCTATCCCTTGCTCGCCATCACCAAGCTGCTGGGCGACTCGCCGTCGGCCGTCACCACCCGCGTCTTCCACCCCGAGGACAGCGCCGTCGACCAGTTCGCGCGCATCGACGTCGACTATCCCGACGCCATCGCGACGGCGAAGGTCGGCCTCGGCGTCAAGGCCGAGGGAGAGCTGGTCGTCGCCGGCACCCGCGGCTACCTCTACGTCCCTGCACCCTGGTGGCTGACGGAGTACTTTGAGACGCGCTTCGAGGATCCCCGGGACAACCGGAAGTACTACTACAAGTTCGACGGTGACGGCCTGCGCTACGAGCTCGCCGAGTTCGTGTCCATGATCCGCGACGGGTCGCGGGAGTCGTTCAAGCTGCGCCGGGCCGACTGCCTGGCCATCGCCTCGCTGATCGAGCGGGCGAGGTCGGAGCAGGTTCGCTTCGGCTGA
- a CDS encoding L,D-transpeptidase, with product MEAQMPGALGRWAKRLTVGLISGALLATSASFAAADTTTTPTPPQTAPAVAVGNVTISMPTAQYVGVKSYATGKVSGFTGQVTVKAQVYVDGAWKSGTPVTVAEGGTYKLLLSTGTHTKGSWKWRVTASDTAGTTATTDTHTLKRVATPSVTASTTRYRAVGSTVKLTGKLKGFLPGKVTVESQVRVNGAWKTLSKTTTSSTSYSVSAQYKTGTLATNKFRVRATQGSTSVGSDSVKVTRVPKKSASINKDRVKLLGASTYATGTVKGYTGKVTVAAQVRSNGKWVTKTKKTISVKYNGTKYSLPLTYKEDHTGTVKWRVLVTQGSSRTGSSSMKITRTLKGIDSRCLTGRVLCISKDDRKLRWMIDGKIVTTLDARFGASSSPTRNGSFTVFRKSRDHVSSIYGSSMPFAMFFSGGQAVHYSADFAARGYAGASHGCVNIRDYAAIRSLFDKVRLGDKVVVYN from the coding sequence ATGGAGGCGCAGATGCCCGGAGCCCTGGGGCGGTGGGCCAAGAGGCTGACCGTCGGCCTGATCAGTGGCGCACTGCTGGCCACCTCGGCCTCGTTCGCGGCCGCCGACACGACCACGACGCCGACGCCCCCGCAGACCGCGCCCGCGGTGGCCGTCGGGAACGTGACGATCAGCATGCCGACCGCCCAGTACGTGGGCGTGAAGTCCTACGCCACCGGCAAGGTGAGCGGCTTCACCGGCCAGGTGACGGTCAAGGCGCAGGTCTACGTCGACGGCGCCTGGAAGAGCGGCACCCCGGTCACGGTCGCCGAGGGCGGCACCTACAAGCTCCTGCTGTCCACCGGCACGCACACCAAGGGCTCCTGGAAGTGGCGGGTGACGGCCTCCGACACGGCCGGCACCACCGCGACGACCGACACCCATACCCTCAAGCGCGTCGCCACCCCAAGCGTCACCGCCTCGACCACCCGCTACCGGGCCGTCGGGTCGACGGTGAAGCTGACGGGCAAGCTGAAGGGCTTCCTGCCGGGCAAGGTCACCGTCGAGTCGCAGGTCCGGGTCAACGGGGCCTGGAAGACGCTGTCGAAGACCACCACGTCGTCGACGAGCTACTCCGTCTCCGCGCAGTACAAGACCGGCACGCTGGCCACCAACAAGTTCCGCGTGCGCGCGACGCAGGGCTCGACGAGCGTCGGTTCCGACTCCGTCAAGGTCACCCGCGTCCCGAAGAAGTCCGCCAGCATCAACAAGGACCGAGTCAAGCTGCTTGGCGCCTCCACCTATGCCACCGGCACCGTCAAGGGCTACACCGGCAAGGTCACCGTCGCCGCCCAGGTCCGCTCGAACGGCAAGTGGGTCACCAAGACCAAGAAGACCATCTCCGTGAAGTACAACGGCACGAAGTACTCGCTCCCGCTGACGTACAAGGAGGACCACACCGGCACCGTGAAGTGGCGCGTGCTGGTCACGCAGGGCTCGTCGCGCACCGGATCCTCCAGCATGAAGATCACGCGCACGCTCAAGGGCATCGACAGCCGCTGCCTCACCGGCCGGGTCCTGTGCATCTCGAAGGATGACCGCAAGCTGCGGTGGATGATCGACGGGAAGATCGTGACGACTCTCGACGCCCGCTTCGGCGCCTCCTCCTCGCCGACCCGCAACGGCTCCTTCACGGTGTTCCGCAAGTCGCGTGACCACGTCTCGTCGATCTACGGGTCGTCGATGCCCTTCGCGATGTTCTTCTCCGGCGGCCAGGCCGTCCACTACTCGGCCGACTTCGCTGCCCGTGGCTACGCCGGCGCTTCGCACGGCTGCGTGAACATCCGCGACTACGCGGCCATCAGGTCGCTGTTCGACAAGGTGCGGCTCGGAGACAAGGTCGTCGTCTACAACTGA